One Bacteroidales bacterium genomic window, TCGTGGAATTTATCTTCTTTCATACTTCTTAACTGGATTTTTTTAAAATTTATACCGACCATAGGTCTGTTTAATCAGCCATTACTTTTTATCGTTCATGGAGGGCAAACTGGAAAAGAACAAGTCGTTGTGTGATCGGGACAAATGAAACATTAAACCCTGGATTGAGGTGGGTTCAGCACTTCATTCACAGGTAAATAAAACACATGAATTATTCTGCTGCATAAAGTGATGTGCTCAAATACCGCTCCCCAGTATCGCAGGTTATCAGTACAATGTTCTTTCCCTGGTTTTCGGTGCGGCGCCCAATCTCCATGGCAGCCCAAAGGATGGCGCCGCTTGAAATTCCGCTGAAAACACCAGCTTCCCGTGTCAGTCGTCGTGCAAGGGTTGTAGCATCCTCATCGGTTACCATAATCACCTCATCGAGAATATTTACATTCAGTACTTCAGGGATAAATCCCGGTCCGATGCCCGCAATCCGGTGCTTTCCAGGTTTTCCTCCCGACACTACGGGTGATCCGGCCGGTTCCACACCAACAACATTTATGGCATTGTTTTTACTTTTCAGGTACTCACCTGTACCTGTAACCGTTCCACCAGTTCCCATCCCAGCAATAAAAATATCTAATTTACCATCCATATCATGCCATATTTCGGGGCCGGTGGTTCGGCGGTGCATCTCAACATTGGCC contains:
- the cysK gene encoding cysteine synthase A, whose amino-acid sequence is MKIAENITDLIGRTPLIHLGKFSEECGANLFAKLEYQNPGGSVKDRLAWAMIQDAEEKGLINRNTVIIEPTSGNTGIGLAMVCAARGYRLVITMPEATSIERRLLIKAYGAELVLTEADKGMQGSIDKAIELSHNYEHSFIPYQFRNKANVEMHRRTTGPEIWHDMDGKLDIFIAGMGTGGTVTGTGEYLKSKNNAINVVGVEPAGSPVVSGGKPGKHRIAGIGPGFIPEVLNVNILDEVIMVTDEDATTLARRLTREAGVFSGISSGAILWAAMEIGRRTENQGKNIVLITCDTGERYLSTSLYAAE